The following coding sequences are from one Desulfuromonas sp. TF window:
- a CDS encoding methyl-accepting chemotaxis protein: MKIFAKLTGAFAIVALICGLVGGIGWYGLDNTAEGLNDLGRVKLPAIQGLGLVMEGMNGVNASARTIINPAIKVEERQQEVGEMEKYKALMQEGLDIFAALPRSPGEEELWQKAKPLIGKWNDENQTLAEIASAVTVDDVGYLQGVLAARQIDHLKWLQNLEYAISHNRTFSGQLDPARCDLGQWLSHFETGDSALTEILNGFAGPHAALHEVGGKVNGLLANGDFKGARRVYEEEVMAAAANIMRIFDNAKGYAANVGSDLDVATQIAFGSGEAAYNELMEVFDNLYELARSLADETNARAQSTAASSKTIALLAVLAGAILAMTFGFFISRSLSDPLAKGAALAEEIARGDFSQRLNLNRKDEIGQLGKALDAMAGSLQEMADLTEEISKGNLTVDVKLASEKDQLGRALQNMTRILNDVIGQVKSAGDNVASGSQAMSSASEELSQGATEQAASAEEASSSIEQMTANIRQNADNALQTEKIAVKAAEDARSGGKAVADTIVAMKEIAGKIMIIEEIARQTNLLALNAAIEAARAGEHGRGFAVVAAEVRKLAERSQVAAGEINALSVSSVGVAEQAGDMLKTMVPNIQRTAELVQEIAAASREQDAGAGQINKAIQQLDLVIQQNASASEEMASTAEELTAQSEQLQEMISFFRLAEKKNGKKKKSLQAVKEEIGSVELPGKEEPQKVKAVGADVDRNREVKESKKAGIALDMDVLSDSMDEEFERF, from the coding sequence ATGAAAATTTTTGCCAAGCTTACAGGCGCGTTTGCCATTGTCGCCCTGATCTGCGGTTTGGTGGGCGGCATCGGATGGTATGGGCTGGACAACACCGCCGAAGGCCTCAACGACCTGGGACGAGTCAAGCTGCCGGCCATACAGGGACTCGGGCTGGTGATGGAGGGGATGAACGGGGTCAACGCCTCGGCGCGGACCATCATCAACCCGGCCATCAAGGTCGAAGAGCGGCAGCAGGAAGTCGGCGAAATGGAAAAGTACAAGGCGCTGATGCAGGAGGGACTCGATATTTTTGCCGCGCTTCCAAGATCGCCGGGAGAGGAGGAGCTTTGGCAGAAGGCTAAGCCCCTGATCGGCAAGTGGAATGATGAGAACCAAACGCTGGCCGAAATAGCCTCAGCCGTTACTGTCGACGATGTCGGATACCTTCAAGGGGTGTTGGCTGCCCGCCAGATCGACCATCTTAAATGGCTGCAGAACCTCGAATACGCCATATCCCACAACCGAACTTTCAGCGGTCAACTCGACCCGGCCCGATGCGACTTGGGCCAATGGCTGAGCCACTTCGAAACGGGTGATTCAGCTCTGACTGAAATCCTGAACGGTTTCGCCGGCCCCCACGCCGCACTTCATGAGGTGGGCGGCAAGGTCAACGGGCTGCTCGCCAATGGCGACTTCAAGGGCGCCCGGCGGGTCTATGAAGAAGAGGTCATGGCAGCTGCGGCAAATATAATGAGGATTTTTGATAATGCCAAAGGCTATGCTGCCAACGTTGGCAGCGATCTGGACGTCGCGACCCAGATCGCCTTCGGCAGCGGCGAGGCAGCCTACAATGAGCTCATGGAGGTATTCGACAATCTCTACGAACTGGCCCGGTCATTGGCCGACGAGACCAATGCGAGGGCCCAGTCGACGGCGGCGAGCAGCAAGACAATCGCCCTGCTGGCCGTCCTGGCCGGAGCGATATTGGCGATGACCTTCGGGTTTTTCATATCGCGGAGCCTTTCCGACCCCCTGGCAAAAGGGGCGGCCCTGGCCGAAGAAATCGCCCGGGGTGATTTCAGCCAGCGACTCAACCTGAACCGGAAGGATGAGATCGGTCAGTTGGGAAAGGCCCTGGACGCGATGGCCGGAAGCCTGCAGGAGATGGCGGATCTGACAGAAGAGATATCGAAAGGCAACCTGACGGTCGACGTCAAACTTGCATCCGAGAAAGACCAGTTGGGCAGGGCTTTGCAGAACATGACGCGAATTCTCAACGACGTCATCGGGCAGGTCAAGTCGGCCGGAGACAACGTGGCCTCGGGGAGCCAGGCGATGAGTTCTGCCTCGGAGGAACTTTCACAGGGGGCGACCGAGCAGGCCGCATCGGCCGAAGAGGCCTCTTCCTCCATCGAGCAGATGACGGCCAACATCCGGCAGAATGCCGACAACGCCCTTCAGACGGAGAAGATCGCCGTCAAGGCCGCCGAAGACGCCCGCTCCGGAGGCAAGGCGGTCGCCGATACCATCGTGGCGATGAAGGAGATCGCCGGCAAGATCATGATCATCGAGGAGATCGCACGGCAGACCAACCTTCTGGCCCTCAACGCGGCCATCGAGGCGGCGCGGGCTGGTGAACACGGTAGAGGATTCGCGGTCGTAGCCGCCGAGGTTCGCAAACTGGCCGAGCGCAGCCAGGTTGCGGCGGGGGAAATCAATGCCCTTTCGGTCTCGAGCGTCGGAGTAGCCGAGCAGGCCGGAGACATGCTTAAAACCATGGTGCCCAACATCCAGAGAACGGCTGAGCTGGTGCAGGAGATCGCCGCCGCCAGCCGGGAACAGGACGCCGGGGCGGGGCAGATCAACAAGGCAATCCAGCAGCTTGATCTGGTTATCCAGCAGAACGCTTCGGCCTCCGAGGAGATGGCTTCAACCGCGGAGGAGCTTACCGCTCAATCGGAGCAGCTTCAGGAGATGATCTCTTTCTTCAGGTTGGCCGAGAAGAAGAATGGCAAAAAAAAGAAAAGCCTCCAGGCGGTTAAGGAGGAAATCGGTTCCGTGGAACTGCCTGGAAAAGAAGAGCCGCAAAAAGTGAAAGCCGTGGGAGCCGATGTCGATCGAAACCGTGAAGTGAAGGAAAGCAAGAAAGCCGGCATTGCCCTGGATATGGATGTCCTCAGCGACAGCATGGACGAAGAGTTCGAACGATTCTGA
- a CDS encoding chemotaxis protein CheW, with amino-acid sequence MNSAQGTTTTQYLTFKLGEENFAIDVIKAQEVLDFVAPTRVPQTPSFMLGVINLRGSVVPVIDLRLKFGLRDGERTRDTCIIVMEIEVDGERTVVGTLVDSVREVLDLNAENLEPPPRIGTRLKTEFIKAMGKLDGDFLIILDIDRVFSTNELVLIEDALQKKRM; translated from the coding sequence ATGAATAGTGCACAAGGTACCACCACGACGCAGTACCTGACCTTCAAGCTGGGTGAAGAGAATTTCGCCATCGATGTCATCAAGGCGCAGGAGGTTCTCGATTTCGTTGCTCCGACTCGGGTCCCTCAGACACCAAGTTTCATGCTCGGGGTGATCAATCTGCGCGGCAGTGTCGTGCCGGTGATCGACCTGCGCCTGAAATTCGGCCTGCGCGATGGTGAACGGACCCGCGACACCTGCATTATCGTCATGGAAATCGAAGTCGATGGAGAAAGGACGGTGGTCGGAACCCTGGTCGATTCCGTGCGGGAGGTTCTCGACCTGAACGCCGAAAATCTGGAACCGCCGCCGCGCATCGGAACGCGGCTGAAGACCGAGTTCATCAAGGCAATGGGAAAGCTGGATGGTGATTTTCTCATCATCCTCGATATTGACCGGGTCTTTTCCACCAATGAACTGGTGCTGATCGAGGATGCCCTTCAAAAAAAGAGAATGTGA
- a CDS encoding PhnD/SsuA/transferrin family substrate-binding protein, with product MKKLIVLLIAATMVLGVTGAAISAEIVTCWFPPSWNAKAEKAQSITKALAEESGVIIRAKIARDYPEILNAFSTSKPNLVYVGSFAQAIIKARNLGTPLVQSIDGKELYSGILVYPKGQDPQGILQQHPEKIAFAAAASSGESCAMAATGGKSAIKVASHEAASRAVESGEAKAAVVKNWWWEASKVNHPSLESYEIPGVSLSGNPDNVLTASNAVSEETRSRISKAALLRKDVFGANKMVPFDAARLDFSLSLMRKGNIDPLKYTW from the coding sequence ATGAAGAAGCTGATCGTTCTGTTGATTGCCGCAACCATGGTCCTCGGTGTGACGGGAGCGGCGATTTCGGCCGAGATCGTCACCTGCTGGTTCCCCCCGAGCTGGAACGCCAAGGCGGAGAAGGCCCAGTCCATCACCAAGGCCCTGGCTGAGGAATCCGGAGTCATCATCCGCGCCAAGATCGCCCGCGACTACCCCGAAATTCTCAATGCCTTTTCCACCTCCAAACCCAATCTGGTCTATGTCGGCTCCTTCGCCCAGGCCATTATCAAGGCACGCAACCTCGGCACTCCGCTGGTTCAGAGCATCGACGGCAAGGAACTCTACTCGGGCATCCTGGTTTACCCCAAAGGGCAGGACCCTCAGGGGATACTTCAGCAGCATCCCGAGAAGATCGCCTTTGCCGCCGCCGCTTCCTCGGGAGAGTCGTGCGCCATGGCCGCGACAGGCGGCAAGTCGGCCATAAAGGTGGCCAGCCATGAGGCGGCTTCCCGCGCCGTGGAGTCGGGAGAAGCCAAGGCGGCCGTGGTCAAGAACTGGTGGTGGGAAGCCAGCAAGGTGAATCATCCTTCCCTGGAAAGCTATGAGATCCCGGGTGTGTCGCTCAGCGGAAATCCCGACAACGTGCTGACGGCCTCCAACGCCGTCTCCGAAGAAACCCGGTCCAGGATTTCCAAGGCTGCCCTGCTGCGCAAAGATGTCTTCGGGGCGAATAAAATGGTGCCCTTCGATGCAGCACGACTCGATTTCAGCCTCTCGCTGATGCGCAAGGGCAACATCGACCCCCTGAAGTACACCTGGTAA
- a CDS encoding protein-glutamate O-methyltransferase CheR codes for MDPAKAQAELCLPGAPGMADWDREGQVTHGSNSLRAAYPLSEKGFARFGQLVQNCCGIRMPQQKKSMMEARLRKRLRALGLEDFEEYEEYLFSEKGRREELVHFLDVMTTNKTDFFREPAHFDFLVNVALPRLVHSYGVGINKKLRVWSAGCSTGEEPYTLAMVLAEFSEKVPEFDFSILATDISTRVLETGRCGIYDEKKIGEAIPATLKRKYLLRSKDPERKLVRIVPELRSKVVFRRLNFMEEDFGIREPIDIIFCRNVIIYFDRSTQEKLLHRLGSHIFPGRYLFMGHSETLSGMNLPLSQVAPSVYRKE; via the coding sequence ATGGATCCTGCCAAGGCGCAAGCTGAGCTCTGTCTCCCCGGCGCCCCGGGCATGGCCGACTGGGATCGAGAGGGTCAGGTTACTCACGGAAGTAATTCACTCCGTGCCGCGTATCCTCTTTCCGAGAAGGGTTTTGCCCGATTCGGTCAATTGGTGCAGAACTGCTGCGGCATCAGAATGCCGCAGCAGAAAAAAAGTATGATGGAGGCAAGGCTGCGCAAGCGATTGCGGGCACTCGGTCTCGAAGACTTTGAGGAATACGAGGAATATCTCTTCAGCGAGAAGGGGCGACGGGAAGAACTCGTTCATTTTCTCGATGTAATGACCACGAACAAAACCGATTTTTTCAGGGAACCCGCTCATTTCGATTTTCTTGTCAATGTTGCCCTGCCGCGCCTGGTGCACAGCTACGGCGTCGGAATCAACAAAAAACTCCGGGTATGGAGCGCCGGCTGCTCCACAGGTGAGGAGCCATACACGCTGGCCATGGTGCTGGCGGAGTTCTCAGAAAAAGTTCCCGAATTCGATTTTTCGATATTGGCGACGGACATCTCGACCCGCGTACTCGAGACGGGTAGATGTGGCATCTATGACGAAAAAAAGATTGGCGAGGCGATCCCGGCCACGTTGAAAAGAAAGTACCTGCTCCGCAGCAAGGATCCCGAACGCAAGCTCGTCCGCATCGTCCCCGAACTGCGCTCGAAGGTGGTGTTCCGCCGCCTCAATTTCATGGAGGAGGATTTCGGCATCCGGGAGCCGATCGATATCATCTTCTGCAGAAACGTGATCATCTACTTCGATCGCTCCACTCAGGAGAAGCTGCTGCATCGTCTCGGCAGCCATATCTTTCCCGGTCGCTACCTGTTCATGGGCCATTCCGAAACCCTGAGTGGAATGAATCTTCCCCTCTCCCAGGTTGCTCCTTCCGTCTACCGGAAGGAGTGA
- a CDS encoding chemotaxis response regulator protein-glutamate methylesterase — protein MPAKIEVLIVDDSAVVRQALTEILAADPEINVMGAAADPYIAAQKIRMQIPHVITLDLEMPRMDGLTFLRKIMSQQPIPVVICSSLAAAGAETTLKALQYGAVDIIAKPQLGVKGFLDESRVLICDAVKAAARARLKLLRAPAMPVAPKLNADAVLHKRAFPEMIGTTEKVVVVGASTGGTEALRVFLEGLPHEAPGVVIVQHMPPVFTAAFARRLDSLCRITVQEATNGDSVIPGRALIAPGNRHMLLKRNGARYYVEIKDGPLVCRHRPSVDVLFRSASRYAGKNAVGVLMTGMGDDGARGLLEMKEAGASTLAQDESSCVVFGMPREAIRLGAVDKVLPLHRIAPAVMQECAAVPLA, from the coding sequence ATGCCCGCGAAAATAGAGGTACTGATCGTTGATGATTCAGCGGTTGTCCGACAGGCCCTGACGGAGATACTCGCAGCCGACCCCGAGATCAATGTCATGGGAGCTGCCGCCGATCCCTACATCGCGGCCCAGAAAATCCGGATGCAGATCCCGCACGTCATCACCCTCGATCTGGAAATGCCGCGCATGGACGGCCTTACCTTTCTTCGCAAGATCATGAGCCAGCAGCCGATTCCCGTGGTTATCTGCTCCAGCCTGGCAGCTGCCGGAGCTGAGACCACACTGAAAGCACTGCAATATGGAGCAGTGGATATCATTGCCAAACCCCAATTGGGGGTGAAGGGCTTTCTGGACGAATCGAGAGTGCTTATCTGCGACGCCGTCAAGGCGGCGGCAAGAGCCAGACTGAAACTTCTCCGTGCTCCCGCGATGCCGGTTGCGCCCAAGCTAAACGCGGATGCGGTCCTGCACAAGAGGGCATTTCCCGAAATGATCGGGACCACGGAAAAAGTGGTGGTTGTGGGGGCCTCCACGGGAGGTACGGAGGCGTTGAGAGTTTTTCTCGAGGGGCTTCCCCACGAGGCCCCCGGAGTGGTGATCGTTCAGCACATGCCGCCGGTCTTCACCGCGGCATTCGCCCGCCGCCTGGATTCGCTCTGCCGCATCACCGTTCAGGAGGCGACGAACGGCGACAGCGTCATCCCGGGGCGTGCGCTGATCGCCCCCGGCAACCGGCATATGCTGCTGAAGCGCAACGGCGCCCGCTATTACGTGGAAATCAAGGACGGTCCTCTGGTCTGCCGCCATCGTCCTTCAGTGGATGTGCTTTTCCGCTCCGCCTCTCGGTACGCCGGGAAGAATGCCGTGGGAGTGCTGATGACGGGAATGGGGGATGACGGAGCCCGCGGTCTGCTAGAGATGAAGGAGGCCGGCGCCTCGACCCTGGCCCAGGACGAGTCTTCCTGCGTGGTTTTTGGAATGCCCAGAGAAGCCATCCGTCTGGGGGCGGTCGACAAGGTGCTGCCACTTCATCGCATTGCCCCGGCGGTCATGCAGGAGTGTGCTGCCGTCCCGCTTGCATGA
- a CDS encoding sensor histidine kinase KdpD, which produces MHEMSDQQLIEALRERFEFNRRALHDLQAVTRQLEKTNRRLQESEALKSHFLSNIRNEINNPLTAILGWAKQMGSRELGGEKVSAIARMIHDEAFHLDFQLQNIFMAAELEAGEAVPDFSMVDVAAMIEAISDSLRERAALKGVSLNVPVEGPLFFNTDARMLHLIIANLLVNAVEYTPVGGRIMTTAGCDSGGLKLEVENPGHGIPPECQELVFDRFRQLETGTTKSHPGHGLGLSITKALSELQGGSISLNSDTEKGCIVTVFLPEPPAGSNVMAEEGNFFLFLDSEAL; this is translated from the coding sequence ATGCACGAAATGAGTGATCAACAATTGATTGAAGCCCTACGGGAGCGCTTCGAATTTAATCGCAGGGCGTTGCACGATCTTCAGGCCGTCACCCGGCAACTGGAGAAGACGAACCGGAGGCTTCAGGAATCGGAAGCCCTCAAAAGTCATTTTCTTTCCAATATCCGCAACGAGATCAACAACCCGCTGACCGCCATCCTCGGATGGGCGAAGCAGATGGGGAGCAGGGAACTTGGCGGCGAAAAAGTATCCGCCATCGCGCGGATGATTCATGATGAAGCCTTCCATCTCGATTTTCAGCTGCAGAACATCTTTATGGCCGCCGAACTGGAAGCCGGGGAAGCCGTTCCCGACTTTTCCATGGTGGACGTCGCTGCGATGATCGAGGCCATCTCCGATTCCCTGCGCGAGCGTGCCGCCTTGAAAGGGGTCTCGCTGAACGTGCCTGTCGAAGGGCCGCTTTTTTTTAACACCGATGCCCGGATGCTTCATCTAATAATTGCCAACCTGCTCGTCAATGCCGTGGAATACACCCCTGTCGGAGGAAGGATCATGACCACGGCCGGGTGTGACAGCGGCGGGCTTAAGCTGGAGGTGGAAAATCCGGGCCACGGGATTCCTCCCGAATGCCAGGAACTGGTCTTCGATCGGTTCCGTCAACTGGAGACGGGGACGACCAAAAGCCACCCGGGACATGGGCTTGGGCTGAGCATCACCAAGGCCCTCTCCGAGCTGCAGGGAGGTTCGATCTCCCTGAACAGCGATACAGAGAAGGGATGCATCGTGACCGTGTTTCTGCCTGAACCACCGGCCGGCTCAAACGTCATGGCCGAGGAAGGCAATTTCTTTCTCTTTCTGGATTCCGAAGCTCTGTGA
- a CDS encoding chemotaxis protein CheD, with amino-acid sequence MTIARTRHLPAGSAAEIPTHFLYPGTVFIHPEPHRVTTVLGSCISVCLWDRSAGVGGINHFLLPLWNGEGLSTPRYGNIAIERLLEGMLRLGCRRESMVAKVFGGATMWSNPNGLIAIGKRNVELAWKMLQEQQIPILGSQVGGDVGRKIIFHSGTGEVMLRRCAPARPCAPASLP; translated from the coding sequence GTGACGATCGCCCGGACAAGACACCTGCCCGCCGGGTCCGCTGCGGAAATCCCGACTCACTTTCTCTACCCGGGTACTGTATTTATCCATCCTGAACCTCACCGGGTGACGACGGTCCTGGGGTCCTGCATCTCGGTGTGCCTCTGGGACCGGTCGGCTGGGGTCGGAGGTATCAATCATTTTCTGCTTCCACTCTGGAACGGCGAAGGGCTTTCCACTCCCCGCTACGGCAATATAGCCATCGAGCGGCTCCTCGAGGGGATGCTGCGTCTTGGATGCCGCAGGGAGAGCATGGTCGCCAAGGTTTTTGGCGGCGCTACCATGTGGAGCAACCCCAACGGCCTGATCGCCATCGGAAAGCGCAATGTGGAACTGGCCTGGAAGATGCTTCAGGAGCAGCAAATTCCGATTCTCGGTTCGCAGGTGGGAGGGGATGTCGGGCGAAAAATTATTTTCCATTCCGGCACCGGAGAGGTCATGCTGAGGCGGTGTGCACCCGCGCGGCCCTGTGCGCCTGCCTCTCTTCCCTGA
- a CDS encoding ABC-F family ATP-binding cassette domain-containing protein: MNVIDVTDVHKSYGPRIILGGVTFFVGEGEKVGVVGRNGCGKSTLLRILAAQEPPDSGEIRRKRNLTADYLPQEPPLDPALSIRQTLDACLAEAQEKRGRFQTISEALGGAGGAEAERLLDEQHRLQDWLDLHQGWNPDHKMEQVCDRLGISDLEQVVGTLSGGWRKRVALAGMLLREPELLLLDEPTNHLDADTVAWLEEALRQYPGAVVLVTHDRYFLDRVVGRMFEVDGGELTQYTGGYSAYLEQKRERLEQEGRSQSRLANLLRREEAWLHRGAKARTTKQKARIDRVGELQQQKKDVGARDVKLDFTLDRRLGGTILELRDLDVRLGGKELLEKFSFILRKGERIGILGPNGCGKTTLLKTVLGEIAPAAGEVVLGKNTRIGYLDQERSGLDEDQFVPEALGEGEWVTVGDRKRHKIGYLEDFLFTRDEQRKRVSTLSGGERARLLLAKLMLEGANLLILDEPTNDLDIPTLQVLEEAFNDYSGCVLVVTHDRWFLDRVATGILHFEGEGEVTFHTGNYEDFQRFKAMEQEEQRERQKAIARAASAAPREKKRTGLGYKEKLELETVELEIEKAEGRKLELERLLGDPSRLEGGAARLEEVAREFAELDARLGVLFERWEVLELKREGAG, from the coding sequence ATGAACGTTATAGATGTCACCGATGTGCACAAGAGCTACGGCCCCCGCATCATTCTGGGGGGTGTGACCTTCTTTGTCGGCGAGGGCGAGAAGGTGGGGGTGGTCGGCCGCAACGGGTGTGGAAAATCGACTCTGCTGCGGATCCTGGCCGCCCAGGAGCCTCCCGACAGCGGAGAAATACGGCGAAAAAGAAATCTCACCGCCGACTACCTTCCCCAGGAGCCGCCCCTCGACCCCGCCCTCAGCATCCGCCAGACCCTCGATGCCTGTCTTGCCGAGGCGCAGGAGAAGCGCGGGCGTTTCCAGACAATTTCCGAGGCGCTCGGTGGTGCAGGGGGAGCCGAGGCGGAAAGGTTGCTGGACGAGCAGCACCGGCTGCAGGATTGGCTCGATCTGCATCAGGGATGGAATCCCGATCACAAGATGGAGCAGGTCTGCGACCGTCTCGGTATCAGCGATCTCGAGCAGGTAGTCGGCACCCTCTCCGGCGGCTGGCGCAAGCGGGTGGCGCTCGCCGGGATGCTGCTGCGCGAACCCGAGCTGCTTCTCCTCGACGAGCCGACCAACCATCTCGATGCCGACACCGTGGCCTGGCTGGAGGAGGCTCTGCGCCAATATCCCGGTGCGGTGGTCCTGGTCACTCATGATCGCTACTTTCTCGACCGCGTGGTGGGGCGCATGTTCGAGGTGGACGGCGGCGAGCTGACCCAGTACACGGGGGGCTACAGCGCCTATCTGGAGCAGAAGCGGGAGCGGCTTGAGCAGGAAGGCCGGTCTCAGAGCCGGCTGGCCAATCTCCTGCGGCGCGAAGAGGCCTGGCTGCATCGCGGCGCCAAGGCCCGCACCACCAAGCAGAAAGCCCGCATCGACAGGGTCGGCGAGCTGCAGCAGCAGAAAAAGGACGTGGGCGCCAGGGATGTGAAGCTTGATTTCACCCTCGATCGGCGCCTCGGCGGCACGATCCTCGAATTGCGGGATCTGGATGTCCGGCTCGGGGGAAAGGAGCTGCTGGAGAAGTTCTCCTTCATCCTGCGCAAAGGGGAGCGGATCGGCATCCTCGGTCCCAACGGCTGCGGCAAGACGACCCTGCTCAAAACCGTGCTCGGCGAAATCGCACCGGCGGCAGGCGAGGTGGTGCTGGGCAAAAATACCCGCATCGGCTATCTCGATCAGGAGCGCAGCGGCCTCGATGAGGACCAGTTCGTCCCCGAGGCTCTCGGCGAAGGGGAATGGGTCACGGTCGGCGATAGGAAGCGGCACAAGATCGGATACCTGGAGGATTTTCTCTTCACCCGCGACGAACAGCGAAAGCGCGTCTCCACCCTCTCGGGAGGAGAGCGGGCGAGGCTCCTGCTGGCCAAGCTGATGCTCGAAGGGGCCAATCTGCTGATCCTCGACGAGCCGACCAACGATCTGGACATTCCCACCCTGCAGGTCCTCGAAGAGGCGTTCAACGACTACTCCGGGTGCGTTCTCGTGGTGACCCACGACCGCTGGTTCCTCGATCGGGTCGCCACCGGCATTCTGCACTTCGAAGGGGAGGGGGAGGTGACCTTCCACACCGGAAATTACGAAGACTTCCAGCGGTTCAAGGCAATGGAGCAGGAGGAGCAACGCGAGCGGCAGAAGGCGATCGCCAGAGCAGCGTCTGCGGCGCCCCGGGAAAAGAAAAGGACCGGCCTCGGCTACAAGGAAAAACTGGAGCTGGAGACCGTGGAGCTGGAGATCGAGAAAGCGGAGGGGCGAAAGCTGGAGCTGGAGCGTCTCCTGGGCGATCCGTCTCGGCTGGAAGGGGGTGCCGCCCGCCTCGAGGAGGTGGCCCGGGAGTTCGCCGAGCTTGATGCTCGGCTGGGGGTACTTTTTGAACGTTGGGAAGTGCTGGAGCTGAAGCGGGAAGGGGCGGGCTGA